GTAGCATCCGTTAGCTTGCTTCACCGTCTACTTAAAAAGTAATGTCGCGCGTCGTTCCTACTATGTCGTAGTGAAAGGTAGATACTCACCGTTGGAGTCCCCATCTTCGCTATCCCAcctatcctcatcatcttcatcctccgcAAAGCCCTCCCAATAtatttcatcctctggcgtGATGACGATAACGCCAATATCTTGGCGAGCGTTATCGATTCCGTGGTGCCGCAGCCACGCTTCTTGGTCTAGTTCAAGATCGACGAGGGGGTCCGTCAAAAGACCTTTATCGGGGAGACGATGCCGGATGTACGTATCGTAAACATAgtcctcgtcgctgtcacCCCCTTCCTCGCGCTTTGCGGGTGGCATAATAGCTTTGTCTTGTCTctccgctgctgctcgtgGCTTATTGGGAGTCCGTGGCTGATATTTCAGCGGAGGTTTGGGCATCGCCGGGCGACTTGTTGTAGAGGAACTCGTATATTGAGTTGCATCTGTTGGCTTTGTCTCCATTTTCCCATCAAGCTCCAGTGCGATCTGCTCAAATTGGCGCGCCAATCGATCCGACTCTTCCTCCCAATTACTTTGACGGGACTGTgctcccttctccagcaCCTGGAAAATCTTTTCGTTGGCAGCGGATGCTGCATCTTGGCGCTCTGCTCGCCATTTTTTCTCAGCTTGGTTTACCACCGGTCGCTTCCGGGGACGAGCAGGCGTTGCGCCCTGGGCCAGAGAGTCGGCGGCTTCAACTTGGGCTGCCGCATCCGCAACCATTGACGCCCGCCTTGAATGCGGCTCACGGCGTAGCTTTTCCACCAACACTGCGACGGCACCGTCcgctcttcttttctggACGCCCCCGCCAGTACTGCGTAGTGGTCCCGTAGGCGTGCCATTTCGTGAAATCTGAAAACGACGTATTGAAGACGCTACGCCAGCTGACGAGGCTGGACTGCCTCGTCCACTTGAAGTAGAAGATACAATACCCTCACTGCTTGGTGCTGCATCGCTTTTCTGAGGCACGGTGGCCTGTTTCTCGGAGGCTTTCTTTAGCGGAGAAGGTGATGAATGCAGAGCATTTTTCAGCTTTTCCTCTGCCTGTTTTCGCGCGGCCGCAATTCTTTTCTCTTCACGAAGCTCTGCTCCAGGCGATGTTGCTCTCACCAAAGGAATGGTGCCACCCCCAGCGTTATTAGTGGTCTTCGGCAGATGGATACTGCTCACGGAGCGAGGACTCTTAATAGCTCTCTGCGCAGCTCTGAGATGCGAGGGGCTAGGAGGGTCACTTCCCTGGCCTTCCCTGGCATTGACGGTAACACGTTGGAAGACAAAGTCGGTAAATCGACGCTTTGTCTGATGTAACTCAGATTGTATATCTAGTTTTGAAATTAgttttaaagaaataaacaTGGAGCTCAAGAGTTTGAGCTTCTCCGTCAAAGTCTAACACTGGCCTAGAACTTGAAGTCACTTACACAATGTATCGACAGGCTCTTCCTCTCGGCGCCGTTTGATATTTATTTGTTCGGGGGGCAAGGACATTTCGAAGGCGTAATGACTTAGCCTAGCCCATGAAAAAGGGTAGAGGGGTGGTAAAAAAAGATGTAGATCGGAGAGATGGTGGCGGCGTTGTTGAATGTTAGTATTTACTTTTGGATGGAAGCGCGGCCTGAATGTTTTTCCGCTCCGGAATGCTTCCTCTCGCCAGCCTAAATAACTACGTACACAACTCTACACAAATGAACTTTTGAGGTGCAACTAAAAAGGTTCTTGAAAATAGGAGACTATGGGTTTGCGCAGTACACACGCTTTGTAGTTGTTGATTTAACCATGACTGCTATAGTAGTGCGCGACACTATACACATTCAACACAAGATGCATGCCATCACATTATACAGGTCTGGATGTACGTCATTGGCAttgttttctgcttctcctccacctcgtTTTCCTTGCGTGTCTCAATGGCTGTCAACTGCCATCATCGTTCTGAATAATTACCACCCAAAGGCTGTTCGGGGCTCCGTCTACCATCTGGTCGGAGACGCAGCAGAAGAGCTAAAATCTCCGTATCAATCCCACGAAATCACACCACATGCAAATAAAGAGATCAAGAcataaaaaaagaaaatagaccAGAGCCAAACCAGTCTATGGTATAGCCAAGATCTCAACCGTCTTCGTAGGCAAAGGGAAATAAGCAAAATTGTATAGATCAAGAACAaatgagaagatgaagagaaatCAAGGGAAAAAAGGATCATACCCAGCTAGCAATACATGTGAATGGTATAAGGAAAGGTGATTAAAACATTATAAAgggtctggtctggaatgAGATAACAATTAACAAGACAGAAAGCAATACGGAAACCAATACAGTAGAAAaagaatgagaatgataGGAATTTCAAACGATAAGATGCAGTAAAGGATCAACCATAGCAGATAGAAGGAAATTAACGGGAAGGAGAAACGATGTTTGAAGCCAGGCTATGCTTATTTGGCTCcaatctcttcttctgcccaGCCGGGCAACGAGTTCTCGTTGTGGATAGCCAACCCGAAGCCGGAATGGTTTAGACCACCCAGAGCGGAATTAAAGCCTGAGAAACTGCTCTGGGGGTGATGAGACGCCCCAGAACGACCGGGTCCAGGCTGGCCCGAGATAGGACCAAATGGTTCCTGCGAAAATGATGGCAAGCTCACAGCACGGGAATGCTGTGCACGGGGTACGCTTAGGTTGCTTGTGCTCGCAGTGGAGTGGTGACCAGGTCCAGTGGACCCATTGGTGACGTTCAGAAAGCCGTTGGCAGATGGCTTATGCTGGTGCAAAGGAGCGTCAATGCTGCCGTTGGTAAGTTCGCTGGTGCTAGTCGCGTTATAAAGCGattgctggtgatgatggttggattggggttgggattgtAGGGACGCCAGGGATATGGGATCGTTGAGCCGATCCTCTTGCTCCTGGACTTGTTGCGTAGACATCTGGTTGAGATACATTGTCAAAGGGTTGCTGGAACCGTTATTCAAGATGCCGGACGGAGAGGCAACGGTTTGTAGGGGGTGTCGGTTCTGTTGACCGTTCTGGGAGCCCGTTGAACCGGGTGCAGGTGAAAGCGCCGGGCGGGTGGGACTAGATTGGGAGCCGGGTTGAGCAAAGGCATTGAAGCCGTTGAGCGCAGGAGAAGGCGACTGCGGTCCCTCGATTCCGCTGCCGTTGCGGCTTTGCTGTCCACCATTGCCTGTTTGACGAGGTGGGTTCCCGCATCGGTCTTTACCGAAGTTAATCTTGAACCGCCGATATTCTTCTCGGTTTCGCATTCCCTCAATAGCTTTAATTGCGTTTGCGATATTGGTGAAGTTTACGAAGGCACAGCTTTTCTCCCGTAGCGTGTTTACCAGTTCGATTTCTCCATACTCTGCAAAATCTTGGCGCAGACGCTCTTCGGCCCACGAGTCATCTAGATTTCCAACGTAAACATTGCGAGAAGCACCGCCACTAACTGCGAGGGCAATAGCAGGTGGAAGGGGTCCGGAGTGTTTACCCCAGCCGATCTTCAGCCGCCTGTTGTGAATCATGAGCCCCTGCAGGTTGCTTAGAGCATAGAAGGAAGCGGCTGATGTCGGGTCAATGAAGGTAACGAAGCAGATATGCTTGTCGGGAATGTAACGAATATGGTGTAGAAGACCGCCTCGCACAACGTTGCAGATCTCCTCGATCGTGGTTTCGGGATGAATGTTGCCAAGGTAGATAGTACGATTACCCAGGTTGTTGACACCGCCGGCCGAAGTAGCCACTGCGGCCGCAGCGACAGACTGCTGGGCGAGAGCATTGGTAATCAAGTCACGGTCCGCTGAGTTCAGAATGTGCGCATATCCCGGCGCAATTCCCAAGAACTGCGCAGCATTCTGTTGCTGCGTCTTCGAGACGTAAGCGCATCGATCCTTTCCGTAGAAAACGCGCTTAGGTGCCTGCCATTTGGCCTCCTGAGGTAACTGGGAAACAGCTTTCATGGCATTTGTGATTGACAGGAAGTGAACAAACCCAATGGCCTTTTCTTTGACAATCTTAACGGTGTCAATTGGGCCGAATTTGCCAAGTTCTTCTCGTAGATCATCCTCTGTTGTCTCCTCTGGTAAATTCCCAAGATACACGTTCCGCGAAGCTCCCGACTGCTGGACGGCTAACGCGACTGATGTTGGTACCTGCGAAGGCTTACCCCAGCCTACCTTGATGTCATTGCCCTTGATGGCTAGCTTTTTCAGGATAGCATCCGAATGAAAGTGTGTGGCGGAGTTGCTATCTAGGAACGAGATGAAGGCGCAGTTCTTGTCAGGGAGCAAGCGGACAGACTCAATCTGGCCACTTCGGACGTGATTCAGAATTTCCTCCGCTGGTGTCTCTGGGGGAATATTGCCAAGGTATACAGTGCGGCTGGTACCAGAAAGAAGACCGGGAGTTACAGATGCTGCAGGGCTACCATATGCAGCATTCCCCAGTCCTCCTAGCCCACCGACAGGGGACTGGGGGCCGCCTAGCATCTGTTGATTTCCCAGACCTTCTGCAGCTAACATGTTGGAATATAGACCAGGATTATGCGAAGCTTGTGTCGGGCTACCTAGCTGGTTCTGTGGCCCCTGCGCCGAAGCGTTTTGGGAGAACCCGCCATAGTTGGTGAATTGCGGCGAAGTAAACGCGGAGGGTGTACCGGGTTGGAACGGACTGCCGAGTAGGAGCTGGgaaggaaggaggggagTAAAGTTCATATCGAACGCGGTGCCCGAGTTCGCCATGTTATCGGCCGTGCTCGCGGTAGCAGTCGTGTTGATGGCAGGAATGTTTACTCGACGATGATTCCGGTCCGACAATCCTTGCAGGGGGAGGTTGTTTGAACTGTACGCTCCGTGGGAAAATCCAGTACTATCCGCATTCAGGTGAGAAAATTTCAAACGACTCGAGATATTGGAGGCATCGGAGGTTTGCATGGCGAGGAGACCGAAGGGAAAGGGACACGGCGTCTCCTGGTTAAGGGAGAGCGTgaggggtggaggtggatggaAAACCCAATGTCAACAAGGACGAAAAGATCAGGAATAGGGGAATTGAGAAGGAAATGAGAACAAAATATAGGAGGGAAGAAATTAAGAAATACGGGGGTTGAAAGTGACCCCGAGAAGAGAAATGGAAAATCGAGAAACAGGAGCTCCGAACAGAgcagagaaaaaggaagagagtGACAAGAAAcagaatattaaaaaatgTCACAGTACAAAACGAAAGACCCCAATGGAGACGTGTCTAAAAGGGATTCTAGTGGTCAATTGGAATGTGCAttggggaggatggtggaAAGGAGACGGACGGGCCCAGGGGGTGAAGTTCGCGGCCGCAGCTGCAAGTCTGCAACACCGCCAAATACCGAACAACGAGGAGCCGCAACGCGAATCACACAGGCAGATAATACATAAAAGCTCTGCAAAACTAAGGGTGGTgataagaagagaaaaatattatttacttCGTGCCATCCAAAGGATCAAAAGGTGGACAAAAAGGCAGGACGCCGGGTAGGGTCTTAGATGAGGACAAAGAATGGGCTGAAGCAGTTACGCTCGAAAAGGCAAAGCGCAAATGACACTTGACGAAAAGGAAATGAATCAAACGTCAAGCAAAAGAGCGCAGTGTCCAGTGGTCCACTCAAATGAAGGGGTCGTATTCAGTCTCAAAAGGGGAAAAGGGGCAATTTGGAGACGGAACCAGTGAACAACTAAACACAAACAAATCTGATAAGGTGGGCACTCCCGGGCCACGGCAGCGTTCACACCAGTAACAGCACAAATATTTTAGAATCACAAATTACAAGGAGAAATATCAAGTTCTGAATCGAGGGGGAAAAGGGTCACAGGAAGCTGAAGCATGGAGGGCTGTAATTCGACGCTGTTCAGTGTTTACAGGGGAGCGGAGCGAAAGAAAAGGGGTAGAAACAACACTGGGCAGGAGAAAAGTGGGCATATTATTCAGGTACCCCATCAATGCGAAGGCGGACCAGCATTCAGAACAAAACTTGAATGTAACCAACGAGTGCTTGTTGCCGCAAATTCAATGCTGGGCCGTTGCCTGGTTGGGACTTCCGACTTACAGGATCAAAGAATATTTGGGGAAGAGGCTGAGGAACTCCTCACCCGAAGCGGATCGTCATCGCCATGAGAGGATCTGATAACTCAAGGAGTCAAGGTCATCTGGATGACGGTCGCAGGGTCCATCCCATGTCAGCCTCAGTATGCTCGTATTCCGATTTCAATTGCTACTACTCGAGTCTCGAAGCGACAAAGACCCTATCTCTGAGTCGGGTTCGCTGAGTTGTTCTGGAAAAGGGAAGCGGGGAAGACGCCCGCGCCGGGCGGAAGAGTTCGAACTGCGCCATCACTCATATCTATCCCCCGACTTGGCGGGGCGGATTATGACTGCGCGGGCGTGATGATTTTAAACATGAAGAAGGTGATTTAACAATCGTATGGGATCATTTTATTGTCAATGATAAATCAATGGAAGAGACCCTGCACAAGAGCAAGAGTCAAGATAGAAACAGTTGGTGGGGTTCGCAACCAAGACTGAAGAGAACCCCGTGAGTGACAGGGATGGGGCCGGAGGAGGCTCAACCTCGGCCCAACCATATTCCATTCCGGCCTTTAGCTGGGGATCTCCTTCGTCCTTCAGCCTCACTTGAATGCTTTTCTGGGGTAAACATACTTATATCTCggcctgttgctggaagGCTCGACGTCCTAAAGCCAGACACTTCCGTTTTATGaatttatttctatctattccctatgatgaagaagaaactgACCGATCGTACGGGCAAGCTACTCGATGCCATGATAAGTGTTCAAGAGAGCACATTTATGTAGGAAAAGGAGTAGGCATATCATTAGATCTCTCACCTACTGCCATAATCTGTCATTGGACCAGCTGCCAGCTCTTGAAACCTGACGATATCGGATTGCGGAACCTTGCCCTGGAGATTGCCCTTAtctttctgcctgaggcagagaTCCAGAAAATTACCCCTCCGGAAATTGATAACCAAATGATTCTTTTTTCGTTTCTTGCTCTGTGGGCTTGCCAATTATATTTGTTTAGACTGCTTGTGAATAGGTATGCGACCCATCAAAATCTCAAAATTTACTGATAAATATTCAATCACCCGCTTCAATTCCCGCTTCTCCTCTAGTTATACTTTGCAATGCTGATTCGTGTGACTCAGACCCTAGTGTTGACTTGCGGTCCAATTCCCCCCTCGTCGCGCATCTAAACCCACACAAGACACAAGACGGCAATCCAACAGCTTGCTGTAGCCGAATTATTCAACGATGGCGCCAATTTACGTTGACGAAGACGTTGGGCGAGACGACTCAACTGCCACCGGCGCGGAGTCCGCTCCCTACAAGACCCTCGTTCACGCTTTTTTGCAGCATGCCCCTTCTGGTGGCACCGAATACTTGACTCGCAAGTCTCAGACTGAACCTACGGGCGAAGGTGCTGACCCGGCTGCAAAACTAGAATGGAAGCCGGCCACCAAGTCCGCTTTGAAGAAAGCAACCACCTTATTCGAGCAGCGtaagaagaaggccgccaaGGAACAAGAGTTGGCTATccgcgagaaggaggaagcagaTAAACGCCAGCTTGTTCTtgaggaggcgaagaaagtCGTGATTAAGGAAGACCCGTCGCTTCCTAAGCCTGTGAAGATTCGGCTAGATGTGACTGACCCTGCTGTTGTGAAACTCGGCTCGCCAGAGTCAGATACACCTGGAACACGAGTGCGTGTTCTTGGAAGAGTTCATCGCCTGCGGAGTCAAAAAGGCATGATCTTTCTGACTCTTGCTGACGGCTACGGGTACCTGCAGTGCGTCTTGACCGGCGATCTGGTGAAAACCTACGATGCTATGACGCTCACCCTTGAAACGTCCATTGCGCTCCATGGAGAGATGAAAGCCGTCCCTCCCAAGCAGCATGCTCCCAACAACCGTGAACTACATGTAGACTTTTACACGGTCATCGGtcgtgctgctggtgataAGGAGGCGATCACCACACGGGTGTCCCATGAGGCCGATCCGCAAACACTCTACAACAACCGTCATCTTGTTCTCCGCGGCGAGACTGCCTCATCAGTGATGAAGGTTCGGGCTGCTACTCTCAGGGCATTCCGTCAAACGTTCGAAGAGCTCCGTTTGACCGAAGTGACCCCGCCTGCTATGGTTCAAACACAAGTGGAAGGAGGAAGCACTTTGTTCAAGTTCGACTACTATGGTGAGAACGCCTACTTGACTCAATCATCGCAACTATACCTCGAGACCTGTCTCCCTTCGCTTGGAGATGTATTCTGCGTTTGCCCCTCGTTCCGTGCAGAAAAGTCTCTTACCCGTCGCCACCTGTCCGAATACACACACATCGAGTCAGAGCTGGACTTCATCGATTTCAACGACCTTCTTGACCACTTGGAGGCTGTTATATGTCGTGTCCTCGAAATTGTCCTGGTCGACCCTGTCGCTAAACCCATAATTGAGCGCCTCAACCCTGAGTTCAAGACACCTAGCCGCCCATTCCTTCGCATGAAGTACTCCGACGCCATTGACTGGTTGCGGGAGCACGAAATTCCCAACGAAGAAGGCAACCCCCACAAGTTCGGTGATGACATCGCCGAGGCCGCCGAGCGTAAAATGACGGATATCATCAACCGACCCATTTTCCTCACCCACTTCCCAGCCGAAATCAAGGCCTTCTACATGAAGAAAGACCCTGAAGACCGCCGTGTGACTGAGAGTGTCGACGTCCTGATGCCCGGTGTCGGTGAAATTGTCGGTGGAAGTATGAGAATGGACGACTGGGACGAGTTAATGGCCGCCTACAAGCATGAGGGCATGGATCCTTCGCCTTACTACTGGTACACCGACCAGCGCAAGTAAGTTGTCTTCCCCAACAAAACTAGAAAATGTGTGTACTAATCATCGTAATCTAGGTACGGGACATCACCTCACGGTGGTTACGGTTTTGGCTTGGAGCGCTTCCTCGCTTGGCTGTGTGCCCGGTACACAGTCCGAGACTGCTCCTTGTACCCTCGTTTCACAGGTCGTTGCACGCCCTAAGCCCACTTCTCTTAGTGCTTTACCTAGTAACAGAGTAGCCTTTCGAGATTCTACTATAGACTACAGTCTAGCCCAGTTATTTCCTCGTTTTTCTTCCAAAAGATATATGTTCTCGGTTTTGATGGCCAATTTATGAAATCATTTCTCTCGTGCCCTTGAGACTTGCATGGATAATTACGGGCAAGCGATACGTAGACCCGAGACGAGTGATATACTGTCATCAGCTAGAGGGGTCCCCTGTTCTGATTAGGGAGAACTTGTAGACAAGTTTTTGCGGGCTTCCGCTAAATGAGCGGTATTGTATTGGGTGGAGTAATGAACAGTGCGTACTGGACGTCGGTTGCCAAGCCAGCTAGGTACAATATGTTCCCGGATAATATGCGCTGAGATTTGGGTTGCAGCATCATAGAGAGGCCTTGATCGATTTGACGAGAAGCTTCGCAATAGTCTGGGCCAGTTCCACGCGCATCtcatatcgaaataccattcgaccaaaaTACCCCACTAGTGGTTAATTAGTCGTCTTTTTATTTGCATCATATGCCAACATTTCAGGCGCAATTGCTACTTTAATGGCTAAACCAGTCTTACAGGCATAGGGGGCTGATGAAGTTAGTTGTATGTGAGCTCTATCTATGATAATTAAGGGTTGTTATCTGCTGCAAGTTCCGCCAATGCGTCGAAAATTTGTTGCTGGGACGCGCCTGAGCGAATGATCTCAATCAACCTGTCGACGACCTCTGGCTGTCCATGCGAGACCACGGCAAGGAGGCGGGAGAGGAATGTCTGGTAGTACTCCGCAGTTTCGGTTCCCGTATTGGTGGCTTCACGCCCGCCCGCCCGTCTGTGGCTACGGCCGGTGCCGTTGGTTTGAGAACTGGCAGCGAATTGTTATCATGCAAATCTCCGAGATGAAGTAATCTGGATTCTCGGACAGGAGAAAGTCCCCTTCTCTTTTACATCTCCACGAAGAATGAAAGCGGGATAAACAAGCGTAGGACGATCACCCACCTCTGCTCTGAGTTCTGTGGCGCGTTCGGATCTCGCCCGTCCATGTTTTCTGACAAGTCCCTGAGGACTAAATATTCAAGGACACCTTAGCGCACAAGGTAATCCgtgttgctgctgcgtgACGATTAAATATCGCTGCTGATATTTGATCGCCACCTTGAGGTAGATTGAAAGAGTGACAGTAGGAAGGGGAGTGATCGAAGTACATATGTTAGTCCGATTTTAGGCCGACACGGACAGCCTCAGTGCCCCGCGGTAAAAATAGGATAACTAAGAAGGGACACCATATGTGGGTAGGCCCAATAAATAGCTTCGACTGCTCGTCACATACGACTACTGAGTGCTGACTGTCCGGGTTCAATAATAGCCAGGGCACACACGGCCAACGTTGATGATGATCCCACAAGGCTTCGCTCCACTTGTGGCCAAGCGACGACAATCAAGAGAGGTTGTAAAAGCACACGGCACAGGCGAGATAATCCAAGTCATTTTTGGAGGGAGCAAATCATCGTCAAGCTCACGACAGCCATCAAGTGGGAGGCCACCGGGCTTTGGTTCTTCCTGGTACGTAGTACGGTAGTGCCGTGGAAATGTTATCCTGGCGATAAGAGCCAATCACGGGACCCAGCGGCTGGGCCCCCTTGGACATCAGCACCTGCTCTCTGTTTCGGATACCCTTCATTGACCCATCTCGGTTGACGACATCGAATTCGCGATTCCTTTAAACAGTTGGAGACACGACCCGCCGGTGGCGATGGGAGTACCGTGGGAATTTATTCCAGCCAACCAAATTCTCTCGTGCTCTTCCAGATCAACGTCGGTGGCCAAAAGAACTGCTTCGCCCAAGATGCTCGGTCGAGGCCTTATGAGCAGATCAAGCTTGCCAGCTGCGGGGAAACAGGAGGGTTAAACTTGGACTCGACTCCTGGTTGCTCGAATCGGCTTTCCCTCCGTCCTGCATTTCACACCGCATGCTATGGCCACTGGCTTTGCTAGTTGAGAAGCCGCAACTTGATTTCCAATAAGCTCGAAAGCGTCCGGGGCCTGGGCAGGTACACTTTCCCACCTGTGCGTGGAGTAAATAGCACGGTCTACTGCTAAAGCAGTATTCATTGCGTTGTTGATCGCTACCAGCCTACCTGAACACAACGGTAAGCAACGGCATAAATCAACAAATTCTTGCTATTGGCACTCGAATTTATGCGTGCTGACACCTTGAGTCCCCACTCGCAGGATAACTTGCAATATTTGGTGCCTGCTAATGGCTTCTTCCTTCGGGCGTTTTGTTGAACCGCCAGACGATGGGCCAGAAACGAAACTCCCGAGATAATTTATGCCTATCCCCGGGCCCAATGAACGACCGATTCTGTGAAGCTTGGAGTCTGTGGTCTTTCATGCTGGTCACTATCATGCTGGATGTCGAGTTCTTTCATCCCATAACCGTGGTTAAGATATGAAAACTGAGTTCTCGCTATTTATGTGTTCAACTCTCGAAGTTGAACAGCAAGTGAAGGTTTATAAATGGGGCGCCTCGTCAGACACTAGATTCGTCCACCAAAGAAACCGTTAAGGCATGTCAAGAGACACGCCTGTCTTGCCGATAACCACCCGATACATAGGTCGGGACACGCACGTTCAATTTCACCCTGGTATTTGCCATCCGCCAAGAAGTTGATGATATCGCTATCCGCCGGAAGATGGTTTATGGGGTGTCACAGGTGCTTGAAAGCTTTCGAGAGTTGGTCATGACACGTCGGTGCTGGCGGATGGTAGTATTGTTAGTTTGCTGGGCCTTTTTTCCAACTCTCTCTCAAGGTTTCCACGGAGATTTATTGCCCAACGATATCCCGTTCCTTAACAAGTACGGCGCGCCGTTCGCTTAATGCTCGGTGTCTATACTCACTATGCATGCTTCATCAGGAATATCTTAAAGCCGAAGCTGATCATCACGTTGATCACGCCAACTTGAGCTTTCTTATCACGATGTGTTGGAGCAGAAACCACCAATTACACCAGGGTCCATTGATTTCTCGACTCCGTAGCTGATGAATTCGGCAACGGCGTGTTTTGCTGTTGAAAGGCATTGCTGCCGGAAGGTCTTGCGGAAAGCTGTCTGTCAACTCGTTGCTCCTGCCCT
This is a stretch of genomic DNA from Aspergillus puulaauensis MK2 DNA, chromosome 8, nearly complete sequence. It encodes these proteins:
- a CDS encoding uncharacterized protein (COG:K;~EggNog:ENOG410Q1GW), with the protein product MDGRDPNAPQNSEQSSQTNGTGRSHRRAGGREATNTGTETAEYYQTFLSRLLAVVSHGQPEVVDRLIEIIRSGASQQQIFDALAELAADNNP
- a CDS encoding asparagine--tRNA ligase DED81 (BUSCO:EOG09261CQG;~COG:J;~EggNog:ENOG410PFF1;~InterPro:IPR006195,IPR012340,IPR004365,IPR004364, IPR004522,IPR002312;~PFAM:PF00152,PF01336;~go_function: GO:0000166 - nucleotide binding [Evidence IEA];~go_function: GO:0003676 - nucleic acid binding [Evidence IEA];~go_function: GO:0004812 - aminoacyl-tRNA ligase activity [Evidence IEA];~go_function: GO:0004816 - asparagine-tRNA ligase activity [Evidence IEA];~go_function: GO:0005524 - ATP binding [Evidence IEA];~go_process: GO:0006418 - tRNA aminoacylation for protein translation [Evidence IEA];~go_process: GO:0006421 - asparaginyl-tRNA aminoacylation [Evidence IEA]): MAPIYVDEDVGRDDSTATGAESAPYKTLVHAFLQHAPSGGTEYLTRKSQTEPTGEGADPAAKLEWKPATKSALKKATTLFEQRKKKAAKEQELAIREKEEADKRQLVLEEAKKVVIKEDPSLPKPVKIRLDVTDPAVVKLGSPESDTPGTRVRVLGRVHRLRSQKGMIFLTLADGYGYLQCVLTGDLVKTYDAMTLTLETSIALHGEMKAVPPKQHAPNNRELHVDFYTVIGRAAGDKEAITTRVSHEADPQTLYNNRHLVLRGETASSVMKVRAATLRAFRQTFEELRLTEVTPPAMVQTQVEGGSTLFKFDYYGENAYLTQSSQLYLETCLPSLGDVFCVCPSFRAEKSLTRRHLSEYTHIESELDFIDFNDLLDHLEAVICRVLEIVLVDPVAKPIIERLNPEFKTPSRPFLRMKYSDAIDWLREHEIPNEEGNPHKFGDDIAEAAERKMTDIINRPIFLTHFPAEIKAFYMKKDPEDRRVTESVDVLMPGVGEIVGGSMRMDDWDELMAAYKHEGMDPSPYYWYTDQRKYGTSPHGGYGFGLERFLAWLCARYTVRDCSLYPRFTGRCTP
- a CDS encoding putative differentiation regulator (Nrd1) (BUSCO:EOG09261ZFN;~COG:A;~EggNog:ENOG410PGH9;~InterPro:IPR034195,IPR000504,IPR035979,IPR012677, IPR039171,IPR018835;~PFAM:PF10378,PF00076;~go_function: GO:0003676 - nucleic acid binding [Evidence IEA];~go_function: GO:0003723 - RNA binding [Evidence IEA]), translated to MQTSDASNISSRLKFSHLNADSTGFSHGAYSSNNLPLQGLSDRNHRRVNIPAINTTATASTADNMANSGTAFDMNFTPLLPSQLLLGSPFQPGTPSAFTSPQFTNYGGFSQNASAQGPQNQLGSPTQASHNPGLYSNMLAAEGLGNQQMLGGPQSPVGGLGGLGNAAYGSPAASVTPGLLSGTSRTVYLGNIPPETPAEEILNHVRSGQIESVRLLPDKNCAFISFLDSNSATHFHSDAILKKLAIKGNDIKVGWGKPSQVPTSVALAVQQSGASRNVYLGNLPEETTEDDLREELGKFGPIDTVKIVKEKAIGFVHFLSITNAMKAVSQLPQEAKWQAPKRVFYGKDRCAYVSKTQQQNAAQFLGIAPGYAHILNSADRDLITNALAQQSVAAAAVATSAGGVNNLGNRTIYLGNIHPETTIEEICNVVRGGLLHHIRYIPDKHICFVTFIDPTSAASFYALSNLQGLMIHNRRLKIGWGKHSGPLPPAIALAVSGGASRNVYVGNLDDSWAEERLRQDFAEYGEIELVNTLREKSCAFVNFTNIANAIKAIEGMRNREEYRRFKINFGKDRCGNPPRQTGNGGQQSRNGSGIEGPQSPSPALNGFNAFAQPGSQSSPTRPALSPAPGSTGSQNGQQNRHPLQTVASPSGILNNGSSNPLTMYLNQMSTQQVQEQEDRLNDPISLASLQSQPQSNHHHQQSLYNATSTSELTNGSIDAPLHQHKPSANGFLNVTNGSTGPGHHSTASTSNLSVPRAQHSRAVSLPSFSQEPFGPISGQPGPGRSGASHHPQSSFSGFNSALGGLNHSGFGLAIHNENSLPGWAEEEIGAK
- a CDS encoding Iwr1 domain-containing protein (COG:S;~EggNog:ENOG410PSR4;~InterPro:IPR040150,IPR013883;~PFAM:PF08574;~go_process: GO:0006606 - protein import into nucleus [Evidence IEA]), whose product is MSLPPEQINIKRRREEEPVDTLYIQSELHQTKRRFTDFVFQRVTVNAREGQGSDPPSPSHLRAAQRAIKSPRSVSSIHLPKTTNNAGGGTIPLVRATSPGAELREEKRIAAARKQAEEKLKNALHSSPSPLKKASEKQATVPQKSDAAPSSEGIVSSTSSGRGSPASSAGVASSIRRFQISRNGTPTGPLRSTGGGVQKRRADGAVAVLVEKLRREPHSRRASMVADAAAQVEAADSLAQGATPARPRKRPVVNQAEKKWRAERQDAASAANEKIFQVLEKGAQSRQSNWEEESDRLARQFEQIALELDGKMETKPTDATQYTSSSTTSRPAMPKPPLKYQPRTPNKPRAAAERQDKAIMPPAKREEGGDSDEDYVYDTYIRHRLPDKGLLTDPLVDLELDQEAWLRHHGIDNARQDIGVIVITPEDEIYWEGFAEDEDDEDRWDSEDGDSNAENNPANDYPDEELSWDDEEDDAAAIYRKYRHDRSDDEFDWDDSGSEGPGGDRYGRSHVEPDDDSW